A window from Cryptomeria japonica chromosome 1, Sugi_1.0, whole genome shotgun sequence encodes these proteins:
- the LOC131026898 gene encoding LOW QUALITY PROTEIN: high-affinity nitrate transporter 2.1 (The sequence of the model RefSeq protein was modified relative to this genomic sequence to represent the inferred CDS: inserted 2 bases in 1 codon), with product MLSTSVGSHSSESPETSRQGMPGNEPHKVNPIPEFPITVDSEHKATVFWPLSVAQPHMRAFHLTWISFFTCFFSTFAAAPLLPVIRNNLDLTAIDMANAGIASVSGSVFSRLCAGPFCDLAGPRYTFASLLLLTAPAVFAMATVSSATRFILTRFFIGFSLATFVSSQFWMGSMFASNILGLANGAATGLGNVGAAATQLMMPLLYLLIHSSFHSTPFTAWRIAFFVPGLMQVTMGLVVLCLGQDLPDGDYKRVTSGDELRTVAWYALTNYRSWVLAVTYGYCFGVELTVNNIIALYFYDWFDLDVEIAGVIASSFGLANFFTCPCGGILSDVTARRLGMRGRLWVLWALQTTAGVFCILLARASGSLALSVLFLLLFSVFVQASCGATYGIIPFISRRSLGAIAGMVGAGXGSIVTQCFFFTNSSYSNERGISLMGIMTVMGTIYFPQWGGMLAKPSNTTEEGYYAQEWCEQDKLKGLHHNSMKFAHNSRGERGITSQEFQSQTSPFIQYT from the exons ATGTTAAGCACTTCTGTGGGAAGCCATTCCAGCGAAAGCCCTGAAACTTCAAGGCAGGGCATGCCAGGCAACGAACCCCATAAAGTTAACCCCATACCAGAGTTCCCAATAACAGTAGACTCCGAGCACAAAGCCACGGTGTTTTGGCCGTTGTCCGTTGCCCAGCCGCACATGAGAGCCTTTCATCTCACCTGGATATCTTTCTTCACCTGCTTCTTCTCCACCTTCGCAGCCGCACCGTTGCTCCCGGTGATCCGGAACAATCTGGATCTCACAGCCATCGACATGGCCAACGCAGGGATCGCCTCCGTTTCGGGCTCCGTTTTCTCGCGCCTCTGTGCGGGGCCATTCTGCGATCTGGCCGGGCCACGCTACACTTTTGCATCGTTGCTTCTTCTAACGGCCCCCGCGGTTTTCGCGATGGCCACGGTGTCTTCTGCAACGCGGTTCATCCTGACGCGCTTCTTCATCGGCTTCTCGCTGGCCACTTTCGTGAGCTCTCAGTTCTGGATGGGCAGCATGTTCGCCTCCAACATTCTTGGACTCGCCAACGGCGCCGCCACGGGGCTCGGCAATGTCGGCGCCGCCGCTACGCAGCTCATGATGCCGTTGCTCTATCTTCTCATTCATTCCTCATTCCATTCTACGCCCTTTACCGCTTGGCGAATAGCCTTCTTTGTCCCGGGGCTAATGCAGGTGACCATGGGGTTAGTGGTCCTATGCTTGGGCCAGGACCTGCCTGACGGTGACTATAAGCGGGTTACGAGTGGCGACGAATTGCGCACGGTCGCATGGTACGCGCTCACCAATTACAGGAGCTGGGTTTTGGCTGTCACGTATGGCTACTGCTTCGGTGTTGAACTGACCGTCAATAATATTATAGCATTGTATTTTTACGACTGGTTTGATCTTGACGTGGAGATTGCGGGCGTCATTGCTTCTAGCTTCGGGCTTGCGAATTTTTTTACGTGTCCGTGTGGAGGAATTTTGTCCGATGTGACGGCCCGTCGGTTGGGCATGCGGGGTAGGCTGTGGGTCCTATGGGCGCTCCAGACGACCGCTGGAGTTTTTTGCATTTTGCTGGCCAGAGCCAGTGGATCTTTGGCTCTTTCCGTGCTATTTCTGCTGCTCTTTTCTGTATTCGTTCAAGCATCTTGCGGTGCCACCTACGGTATTATACCCTTCATCTCTCGTAG ATCTCTAGGAGCGATAGCTGGAATGGTGGGGGCAGG GGGATCCATTGTCACACAGTGCTTCTTCTTTACTAACTCCAGTTACTCGAACGAGAGAGGCATCAGTCTCATGGGAATAATGACTGTGATGGGCACCATCTACTTTCCCCAGTGGGGTGGCATGTTGGCAAAACCTTCCAACACCACAGAAGAGGGATATTACGCTCAGGAATGGTGTGAACAAGACAAATTGAAGGGACTTCATCATAACAGTATGAAATTTGCTCACAACAGCCGCGGTGAGAGAGGAATTACATCACAGGAGTTTCAGTCCCAAACATCTCCATTTATTCAATACACTTGA